In one window of Halomarina pelagica DNA:
- a CDS encoding thioredoxin family protein gives MVLEESERSLERGDAAPNFALPDTDGEERSLADFADREALLLVFTCNHCPYARAKFDLLNDLAEEYDEVAVVGINPNDAEEYPEDSFDRMVELVDDGTIRYDAYLRDESQEVARAYGAVCTPDPFLFARREGSEARRASESASGDEPRAEFRLAYHGRLDDALDPDADPTEFYVREAIDAVLAGEDVDLEFMPSRGCSIKWREA, from the coding sequence ATGGTACTCGAAGAATCCGAACGATCGCTCGAACGCGGCGACGCCGCACCGAACTTCGCGCTCCCCGACACGGACGGCGAGGAGCGTTCCCTCGCCGACTTCGCCGACCGCGAGGCGCTGCTGCTGGTGTTCACCTGCAATCACTGCCCCTACGCGCGGGCGAAGTTCGACCTGCTCAACGACCTCGCCGAGGAGTACGACGAGGTTGCCGTCGTCGGGATCAACCCCAACGACGCCGAGGAGTACCCGGAGGACTCCTTCGACCGGATGGTCGAACTCGTCGACGACGGGACGATCCGCTACGACGCCTACCTCCGCGACGAGAGTCAGGAGGTCGCCCGCGCATACGGCGCGGTCTGCACGCCCGATCCGTTCCTGTTCGCCCGGCGCGAGGGCAGCGAGGCCCGACGCGCCTCGGAGAGCGCGAGCGGCGACGAGCCGCGAGCCGAGTTCCGCCTCGCGTACCACGGCCGCCTCGACGACGCGCTCGACCCGGACGCGGACCCCACGGAGTTCTACGTCCGCGAGGCGATCGACGCCGTCCTCGCGGGCGAGGACGTCGACCTGGAGTTCATGCCCTCGCGGGGCTGTTCGATCAAGTGGAGGGAGGCCTGA
- a CDS encoding DUF7317 family protein encodes MRTHAVGTAIALYETGDITLEQAASYAGVTPGRMAESLRARGVEVRQGTEEPAAVATPLAVR; translated from the coding sequence ATGCGCACCCACGCTGTCGGGACGGCGATCGCGCTCTACGAGACGGGCGACATCACCCTCGAACAGGCCGCGAGCTACGCGGGAGTGACCCCGGGTCGGATGGCCGAGAGCCTCCGGGCCCGCGGCGTCGAGGTCAGACAGGGAACCGAGGAGCCCGCGGCGGTCGCCACGCCCCTCGCCGTTCGCTGA